One Carassius auratus strain Wakin chromosome 4, ASM336829v1, whole genome shotgun sequence DNA segment encodes these proteins:
- the tmem19 gene encoding transmembrane protein 19 isoform X1 — MTSTNQALHSSLNMQFEDGIFIKDYIRMMAYMIVLCFTLAISLSFWVLSITASTYYGTLQPVSPWRWLFSVLVPLFITFRAFKRKNLDHGGAIGAMLVGFVLTMANMSFFGALLTFFVTSSKLTKWKGDIKKQIDSDYKEGGQRNWLQVFCNGGVPTELALLYMIEVGPGEIPVDFGKQYSASWMCLSLLGALACSTGDTWASEVGPVLSKRKPRLITTWKYVPTGTNGGVTAVGLVASVLGGGTVGIAYYFMQLLLVKDLHLAVPQWPIIVYGAIAGLFGSLLDSFLGATMQYSGYDESTGKVVSYESPSVKRICGKPILDNNGVNLFSCVLIALFLPGFAWIFWARH, encoded by the exons ATGACTTCCACCAATCAGG CCTTGCATTCCTCGCTAAACATGCAATTTGAGGATGgtatattcatcaaagattacATCAGGATGATGGCGTATATGATCGTGTTGTGTTTCACACTGGCCATTTCATTATCATTTTGGGTCCTTTCCATAACTGCCAGCACTTACTATG GTACTCTGCAGCCTGTATCACCATGGCGGTGGCTGTTCTCTGTGCTTGTCCCTCTTTTCATCACATTTCGAGCCTTTAAACGCAAGAATCTTGATCATGGTGGTGCCATAGGAG CGATGCTGGTTGGATTTGTTCTCACTATGGCCAACATGAGCTTTTTTGGAGCTTTGTTGACCTTTTTTGTCACATCCAGCAAACTAACCAAATGGAAGggagacataaaaaaacaaattgactCCGATTATAAAGAAG GAGGCCAGAGGAATTGGTTGCAAGTTTTCTGTAATGGTGGAGTCCCTACTGAATTGGCCCTGCTCTATATGATTGAAGTCGGTCCTGGAGAAATACCTGTGGATTTTGGAAAGCAGTATTCCGCTTCATGGATGTGCTTATCACTCTTAGGAGCCTTGGCTTGCAGCACAGGGGACACCTGGGCTTCTGAAGTTGGTCCTGTGCTTAGTAAGAGAAAGCCCAGGCTCATCACCACCTGGAAATATGTCCCAACAG GGACCAATGGCGGAGTCACTGCTGTTGGGTTAGTGGCCAgtgttttgggtggaggcacagtgGGAATAGCCTACTACTTCATGCAGCTCCTGTTGGTAAAAGATCTGCATTTAGCAGTTCCTCAGTGGCCTATCATCGTGTATGGAGCAATAGCTGGGCTGTTTGGATCTCTGCTAGATTCATTCCTCGGTGCAACCATGCAGTATTCAG GATACGACGAATCCACTGGGAAGGTTGTGAGTTATGAGTCCCCGAGCGTTAAAAGAATATGTGGGAAACCCATCCTGGACAATAACGGAGTGAATCTGTTTTCTTGTGTACTCATAGCACTGTTTCTGCCTGGGTTTGCTTGGATATTCTGGGCTAGGCACTGA
- the tmem19 gene encoding transmembrane protein 19 isoform X2 codes for MQFEDGIFIKDYIRMMAYMIVLCFTLAISLSFWVLSITASTYYGTLQPVSPWRWLFSVLVPLFITFRAFKRKNLDHGGAIGAMLVGFVLTMANMSFFGALLTFFVTSSKLTKWKGDIKKQIDSDYKEGGQRNWLQVFCNGGVPTELALLYMIEVGPGEIPVDFGKQYSASWMCLSLLGALACSTGDTWASEVGPVLSKRKPRLITTWKYVPTGTNGGVTAVGLVASVLGGGTVGIAYYFMQLLLVKDLHLAVPQWPIIVYGAIAGLFGSLLDSFLGATMQYSGYDESTGKVVSYESPSVKRICGKPILDNNGVNLFSCVLIALFLPGFAWIFWARH; via the exons ATGCAATTTGAGGATGgtatattcatcaaagattacATCAGGATGATGGCGTATATGATCGTGTTGTGTTTCACACTGGCCATTTCATTATCATTTTGGGTCCTTTCCATAACTGCCAGCACTTACTATG GTACTCTGCAGCCTGTATCACCATGGCGGTGGCTGTTCTCTGTGCTTGTCCCTCTTTTCATCACATTTCGAGCCTTTAAACGCAAGAATCTTGATCATGGTGGTGCCATAGGAG CGATGCTGGTTGGATTTGTTCTCACTATGGCCAACATGAGCTTTTTTGGAGCTTTGTTGACCTTTTTTGTCACATCCAGCAAACTAACCAAATGGAAGggagacataaaaaaacaaattgactCCGATTATAAAGAAG GAGGCCAGAGGAATTGGTTGCAAGTTTTCTGTAATGGTGGAGTCCCTACTGAATTGGCCCTGCTCTATATGATTGAAGTCGGTCCTGGAGAAATACCTGTGGATTTTGGAAAGCAGTATTCCGCTTCATGGATGTGCTTATCACTCTTAGGAGCCTTGGCTTGCAGCACAGGGGACACCTGGGCTTCTGAAGTTGGTCCTGTGCTTAGTAAGAGAAAGCCCAGGCTCATCACCACCTGGAAATATGTCCCAACAG GGACCAATGGCGGAGTCACTGCTGTTGGGTTAGTGGCCAgtgttttgggtggaggcacagtgGGAATAGCCTACTACTTCATGCAGCTCCTGTTGGTAAAAGATCTGCATTTAGCAGTTCCTCAGTGGCCTATCATCGTGTATGGAGCAATAGCTGGGCTGTTTGGATCTCTGCTAGATTCATTCCTCGGTGCAACCATGCAGTATTCAG GATACGACGAATCCACTGGGAAGGTTGTGAGTTATGAGTCCCCGAGCGTTAAAAGAATATGTGGGAAACCCATCCTGGACAATAACGGAGTGAATCTGTTTTCTTGTGTACTCATAGCACTGTTTCTGCCTGGGTTTGCTTGGATATTCTGGGCTAGGCACTGA
- the LOC113057052 gene encoding zinc finger protein 436-like — protein MEIVSPLSSLRLLVSPLRLTSAFMWQVVQDQDVEQFGKLEEFVSVMTNLVPELLSRRQRATLIVGLRAKMILEMCRGELPADLCTVKSHLHQIQTADLLKVSDTDMESLQDSVLQLVLSLLEDSMKREYFFQEVFPVEYGPDFDKALQVLVGFFLSRLEQLLPVPNFKQLSLLLNCHPGELDVCVDSVCKSHNLLSLLQMDVCGTLDKNVLPSIVEDRIVSSLSLPPVGDSVIINPHNIDGTLLPIDSENLPNQQQGVDKETVKSDQDVQNVGSSFSSESTESSRDSNGEKEANSNVDEMQRTNSEEPNVPSSTDDAHRGDLVFQTAVPLQRPSLDTFPNTPSKGFHYAGRTVHKCQQCTKYFIYLSDLVKHQEIHTQAGTNECPQCGQVFDDSAQLVSHRSNNCNSRVFKCIKCTAHFRSLRTLYRHNRVHKEKTTHKCPECGRLFTSLSRLVGHRRTHRTPTVKKNYTCKQCNETFGSYRASLIHQKIHKVKDVRPSKPERQPGKCRFCDMTFTVDSELRSHLKTHAEFRPYICDQCGKCFSANSSLLAHLSNHTGEKPLLCSQCGKRFYSKNQLKSHMRCHSGERPHVCPYCEKQFSMSGNLKIHIRIHTGEKPYVCHQCGKGFVSAGCLQVHLRSHTGEKPYQCKICARKFVVSSHLTAHMCFHTGERPHCCLQCGKRFIRRYDLSKHMYTHIGKRPFPCPLCPKAYTCRTHLNRHMKSHSV, from the exons ATGG AGATTGTCTCTCCTCTCTCCTCACTTCGCCTGCTGGTTTCTCCTCTGCGCCTCACGTCCGCCTTCATGTGGCAAGTTGTTCAGGACCAGGATGTGGAGCAATTTGGAAAACTGGAggaatttgtttctgtgatgacAAATCTTGTGCCAGAGCTCTTAAGCAGGAGGCAGAGGGCCACTTTGATAGTAGGGCTGAGGGCAAAG ATGATTCTCGAGATGTGTCGAGGTGAGCTCCCAGCAGACCTTTGTACTGTCAAATCACACCTTCACCAAATTCAGACTGCTGATTTATTGAAG GTGAGCGATACAGACATGGAGAGTTTACAAGACAGCGTACTTCAACTTGTCCTCAGCTTGCTAGAGGACTCCATGAAAAGAGAATATTTCTTTCAG GAAGTATTTCCAGTTGAGTATGGTCCTGACTTTGACAAAGCACTGCAAGTCCTAGTAGGATTTTTTCTCTCCAGATTGGAGCAACTTCTGCCTGTACCAAACTTCAAACAG CTCTCATTGTTGCTCAACTGTCACCCTGGGGAGCTAGATGTATGTGTGGACTCGGTTTGTAAATCACACAACTTGCTATCCTTGCTGCAAATGGATGTTTGTGGGACCTTGGATAAAAATG ttcttCCATCAATAGTGGAGGATCGAATAGTGTCATCGTTGTCATTGCCGCCTGTTGGTGACTCGGTCATTATAAACCCGCACAACATTGATGGCACATTACTGCCTATTGATTCTGAAAACCTGCCAAACCAACAACAAGGTGTCGACAAGGAAACTGTCAAAAGTGATCAAGATGTCCAGAATGTGGGATCCAGCTTCAGCAGTGAGTCCACAGAGTCCTCTAGAGACAGTAATGGAGAAAAAGAAGCCAACTCTAATGTCGATGAAATGCAGCG gacTAACTCAGAAGAGCCAAATGTGCCGTCATCCACCGATGATGCTCACAGAG GTGACTTAGTTTTTCAGACCGCTGTGCCTCTCCAACGGCCCTCTCTTGACACCTTCCCAAACACACCTTCCAAAGGCTTCCACTATGCAGGCAGGACTGTACATAAATGTCAACAGTGTACAAAATACTTCATCTATCTCTCTGATCTTGTCAAGCACCAGGAAATCCACACCCAGGCTGGGACCAATGAGTGTCCTCAGTGCGGGCAGGTTTTTGACGATTCAGCGCAGCTGGTGTCACACAGGAGCAACAACTGCAATTCCAGGGTTTTTAAGTGCATCAAATGCACAGCCCACTTTAGATCCCTCAGGACCCTATACAGGCACAACCGAGTGCACAAAGAGAAAACCACACATAAGTGCCCTGAATGTGGACGGCTGTTCACCAGTCTATCACGATTAGTCGGTCACCGGCGAACTCACCGAACTCCCACTGTTAAAAAGAACTACACTTGTAAACAATGCAACGAGACTTTCGGGTCGTACCGAGCCAGTTTAATCCACCAGAAGATTCACAAAGTTAAAGATGTTCGCCCTTCTAAACCGGAACGGCAGCCAGGAAAGTGTCGATTTTGTGACATGACGTTCACTGTTGACAGTGAATTAAGAAGCCACCTGAAGACCCATGCAGAGTTCAGGCCATATATATGCGACCAGTGTGGGAAGTGCTTTTCGGCCAACAGCAGCCTGCTTGCCCACCTCTCGAACCACACAGGGGAGAAACCTCTCCTTTGTTCGCAATGTGGAAAGCGATTTTACAGCAAAAACCAATTGAAATCCCACATGAGATGTCATTCGGGCGAGCGGCCGCACGTCTGTCCGTACTGCGAGAAGCAGTTCTCAATGTCTGGGAATTTGAAGATCCACATCAGAATTCACACCGGGGAGAAGCCGTACGTTTGCCATCAGTGCGGAAAGGGTTTTGTCTCCGCCGGATGCCTGCAGGTGCATCTGCGCtcccacaccggagagaagccgtATCAGTGTAAAATCTGTGCCAGGAAATTTGTGGTTTCGAGTCACCTGACGGCGCACATGTGCTTTCACACCGGAGAGCGTCCACACTGCTGCTTGCAGTGTGGGAAACGATTCATCCGCCGTTATGACTTGAGCAAGCACATGTACACTCATATTGGGAAGAGGCCGTTCCCATGTCCTCTGTGCCCAAAGGCTTACACGTGTCGTACACACCTAAACAGGCACATGAAGAGCCACAGTGTTTGA